The following are encoded in a window of Brettanomyces bruxellensis chromosome 9, complete sequence genomic DNA:
- a CDS encoding uncharacterized protein (BUSCO:EOG09264C3N), with protein MTDTTSLQGIIRSMIEDAPPGSAAPLQKDIKTILNNDDSRKVIAEDLKQYHLNKNYKLVKLTDKDFGIISKYNKSGLKYYDPLLKLKFDYDFDQLKVIDIEENGVEENAEINALNEKICDYALQHFPTFYKGMAIQDGENANIVYIIIVDENLNDANFYNGRWQSFYKLDKGNGELTGEITVKVHYYEDGNVALNTGKHIHETNINVDNIVETISKLEDEFEKALLKNFVALNEHQFKNLRRQLPINRSKVQWGKSIRTYKLGQDAAEGRK; from the coding sequence ATGACTGACACAACATCCCTTCAGGGGATCATACGGTCAATGATTGAGGATGCACCACCAGGAAGTGCGGCACCTcttcaaaaagatattAAAACAATTTTGAACAACGATGATTCGAGGAAAGTAATTGCAGAAGATTTAAAGCAGTATCATCTTAATAAGAACTACAAGTTGGTGAAGCTCACGGATAAGGATTTTGGAATTATTTCGAAGTACAACAAGTCCGGACTCAAGTATTATGACCCACTTTTAAAATTGAAGTTTGATTATGACTTTGATCAACTAAAAGTGATAGATATAGAGGAAAACGGCGTGGAAGAAAATGCGGAAATCAATGCTCTCAATGAGAAGATATGCGATTACGCTTTGCAGCACTTCCCTACCTTTTATAAAGGAATGGCAATACAGGACGGAGAAAACGCAAACATTGTTTACATTATAATTGTGGACGAGAATCTTAACGATGCCAACTTTTACAATGGACGTTGGCAATCTTTTTACAAGTTAGACAAGGGGAATGGCGAGTTAACTGGAGAAATTACTGTGAAAGTTCATTACTACGAGGACGGAAATGTGGCGTTAAATACTGGTAAGCACATACACGAAACTAATATTAACGTTGATAATATCGTGGAGACCATTTCCAAGCTGGAAGATGAGTTTGAGAAGGCGCTGCTCAAAAACTTTGTTGCATTAAACGAGCACCAATTCAAAAACTTACGGAGACAGTTGCCAATCAACCGGTCTAAAGTTCAATGGGGAAAATCCATCCGTACATATAAACTCGGTCAGGATGCTGCAGAGGGGAGGAAATGA
- a CDS encoding uncharacterized protein (BUSCO:EOG09265BWR), with product MATETNVKTTTWRLVQVGRVVLAEKKLAVIVEIIDQKRALIDGPHIQRQAIGFSKITLTPLVLADLSRGSRTATVEKKWKAADIDGKWKKTSWAKKIARKERRAQLTDFERFQVMVLKKQRNYAVKKALAKA from the exons ATGGCTACTGAAACTAACGTTAAGACCACCACTTGGAGATTGGTCCAGGTTGGAAGAGTTGTTTTGGCTGAGAAGAAACTCGCTGTTATAGTTGAGATTATTGACCAGAAGAGA GCTTTGATCGACGGTCCACACATCCAAAGACAGGCTATTGGCTTCAGCAAGATTACCTTGACCCCATTGGTCTTGGCTGATCTTTCAAGAGGATCCAGAACTGCCACTGTGGAGAAGAAGTGGAAGGCTGCTGATATTGACggaaaatggaagaagacTTCATGGGCTAAGAAGATTGCTCGTAAGGAGAGAAGAGCACAGCTTACAGACTTTGAGAGATTCCAGGTTATGgttttgaagaagcagagaaaCTACGCTGTCAAGAAGGCTTTGGCTAAGGCTTAA